From the genome of Impatiens glandulifera chromosome 9, dImpGla2.1, whole genome shotgun sequence, one region includes:
- the LOC124915314 gene encoding transcription factor bHLH47-like, with protein sequence MVSEASTTSSSDQEADIAVEKPVKRCSSSKSKPKKIAKKVHKSEREKLKRDQLNVLFLQLSKCLDSVHQNHGKASTLTETTKLVGDLISQIECLKKENTSLLSESQYLLIEKNELKEETGALKDEIVEVQNKIGEKIHSQSSSQLVEENIFVKLSQQSHLVVIPTSSLQQQQQVETYREECDVVAPSSSSNHVIRRPHARYPSPWDSWPSQILDNQTHTAEAMNISNDISKETVSLA encoded by the exons ATGGTTTCAGAGGCTTCTACTACCAGTTCTTCAGATCAGGAAGCTGATATTGCTGTTGAGAAACCGGTTAAAAG ATGTTCCTCTAGCAAAAGCAAGCCTAAAAAGATTGCTAAGAAGGTCCACAAATCTGAAAGGGAAAAACTTAAAAGGGATCAATTGAACGTCCTATTCCTTCAGCTAAGCAAATGTCTAG ATTCAGTGCACCAGAACCATGGAAAGGCCTCTACACTGACTGAAACTACAAAGCTGGTGGGAGATTTAATTTCCCAAATTGAGTGTTTGAAAAAGGAGAATACATCTCTTTTATCTGAATCTCAATAT TTACTAATAGAGAAGAATGAACTGAAAGAGGAGACTGGCGCCCTTAAAGATGAGATCGTGGAAGTGCAAAACAAGATAGGGGAGAAGATTCATTCGCAGTCATCATCGCAGCTGGTTGAAGAAAacatttttgttaaattgtCACAGCAGAGTCATTTAGTTGTGATTCCCACCAGCAGcttgcagcagcagcagcaagtAGAAACTTATAGAGAAGAATGTGATGTTGTTGcgccatcatcatcatcaaatcaTGTGATCAGAAGGCCACATGCCCGCTATCCATCTCCTTGGGATTCCTGGCCTTCGCAAATTCTCGACAATCAAACTCATACTGCAGAAGCTATGAACATTAGTAATGATATCAGTAAGGAGACAGTCTCATTGGCATAA
- the LOC124913771 gene encoding cullin-3A-like: MSSQKKRNFTIEAFKHRVVVDPKYADKTWKILEHAINEIYNHNASGLSFEELYRNAYNMVLHKFGEKLYSGLMTTMTSHLHEIANSIEVAQGEVFLDELNRKWTDNNKALQMIRDILMYMDRTFIPSTHRTPVYELGLNLWRSTVIHSLKIQPRLQGTLLELVHRERIGEGIDRGLMRNIIKMLLDLGSTVYQEDFEKTFLEESAAFYRGESQQFIESCDCGDYLKKAETRLNEEIERVSHYLDSKSEAKICNVVEKELIENHMHRLVHMENSGLVHMIVNDKYEDMGRMYCLFRRVPNGLPFIRDVMTSHIRETGKHLVTDPEKLKDPVDFVQRLLDEKDKLDKIIHTAFNNDKTFQNALNSSFEYFINLNPRSPEFISLFVDDKLRKGLKEVSEEDIEIVLDKVMMLFRYLQEKDVFEKYYKQHLAKRLLSGKTVSDDAERSLIVKLKTECGYQFTSKLEGMFTDMKTSQDTMQDFYDNMVGGEASDYPSLTVQVLTTGSWPTQASITCNLPVEILGVCDKFRTYYLGTHTGRRLSWQTNMGTADLKVTFGKGQKHELNVSTFQMCILMLFNNGDRLTYKEIEQATEIPAADLKRSLQSLACVKGKNVLRKEPMSKEVGEEDAFFFNEKFTSKLYKVKIGTVVAQKESEPEKQETRQRVEEDRKPQIEAAIVRIMKSRRVLDHNNIVAEVTKQLQVRFLPNPVVIKKRIESLIEREFLERDKVDRKLYRYLA; this comes from the exons ATGAGTTCTCAGAAGAAGAGAAATTTCACGATAGAAGCCTTCAAACATCGTGTGGTGGTTGATCCGAAATACGCAGATAAAACCTGGAAGATACTTGAACATGCCATTAATGAAATTTACAATCACAACGCTAGTGGCCTTAGCTTTGAGGAGCTTTACAg GAATGCTTACAATATGGTTCTTCACAAATTTGGAGAGAAACTTTACTCGGGGCTTATGACCACCATGACATCACATCTGCATGAAATTGCAAATTCGATTGAGGTTGCTCAGGGAGAAGTCTTCCTAGATGAGCTAAACAGGAAATGGACAGACAATAACAAGGCGTTGCAGATGATCCGGGACATACTGATGTACATGGATAGGACATTCATCCCCAGCACTCATAGGACCCCAGTTTATGAGTTGGGATTGAACTTGTGGAGGAGCACTGTTATCCATTCACTCAAAATCCAGCCTAGGCTACAGGGCACACTTCTTGAGCTGGTGCACAGAGAAAGGATTGGTGAAGGTATAGACAGGGGTTTAATGCGGAACATAATAAAGATGTTGCTGGATTTGGGGTCAACGGTTTACCAAGAGGACTTTGAGAAAACTTTTCTTGAAGAGTCGGCTGCTTTTTATCGTGGTGAATCTCAGCAGTTTATTGAAAGCTGTGATTGtggagattatttgaaaaaagctGAGACACGTCTTAacgaagagattgaaagagtcTCCCACTATCTGGATTCTAAAAGCGAAGCCAAGATTTGTAATGTAGTGGAGAAGGAGCTTATAGAGAATCACATGCACAGGCTTGTACACATGGAGAACTCTGGCTTGGTCCATATGATTGTGAATGATAAATACGAGGACATGGGAAGGATGTATTGTTTGTTCCGAAGGGTGCCTAATGGACTCCCATTCATAAGAGATGTAATGACTTCTCATATTAGAGAAACTGGAAAACATCTGGTTACTGATCCTGAGAAGTTGAAGGATCCAGTGGATTTTGTTCAGAGATTGTTAGATGAGAAGGATAAGCTCGATAAGATCATCCACACAGCATTTAACAACGACAAGACGTTCCAGAATGCCCTGAATTCATCGTTTGAGTACTTCATTAACTTGAACCCAAGGTCGCCAGAGTTCATATCATTGTTTGTGGACGATAAGCTGCGGAAAGGACTAAAAGAGGTGAGTGAGGAGGATATTGAGATTGTTCTGGACAAGGTGATGATGCTTTTCCGTTATCTCCAAGAGAAGGACGTGTTTGAGAAGTATTACAAGCAACATTTGGCGAAGAGGCTTCTTTCGGGGAAAACAGTCTCGGATGATGCTGAGAGAAGTCTAATAGTTAAGCTTAAAACCGAATGTGGCTATCAATTCACCTCCAAGTTGGAAGGGATGTTCACGGATATGAAGACATCTCAAGATACAATGCAAGACTTCTACGACAACATGGTTGGTGGCGAAGCATCGGATTACCCCTCACTAACAGTCCAGGTCCTCACAACTGGATCTTGGCCAACTCAAGCGTCCATCACATGCAATCTCCCTGTTGAGATCCTCGGGGTATGCGATAAGTTCAGGACCTATTATCTCGGAACTCATACTGGCCGGAGATTGTCGTGGCAAACAAACATGGGGACTGCGGATCTAAAGGTGACATTCGGTAAAGGGCAGAAGCACGAACTGAACGTGTCGACATTCCAGATGTGTATCCTTATGCTGTTCAACAACGGAGACAGGCTAACATACAAAGAAATTGAGCAGGCAACTGAAATACCTGCTGCGGATTTGAAAAGGTCTCTGCAGTCTTTAGCCTGTGTTAAGGGGAAGAATGTGCTGCGGAAAGAGCCCATGAGTAAGGAAGTTGGGGAAGAGGATGCTTTCTTCTTTAACGAGAAGTTTACGAGTAAATTGTATAAGGTGAAGATAGGAACGGTTGTGGCCCAGAAAGAGTCCGAACCTGAAAAGCAGGAGACGCGACAGAGGGTGGAAGAAGATAGGAAGCCACAGATAGAGGCGGCGATAGTGAGGATCATGAAGTCGAGGAGGGTGCTGGATCATAATAATATAGTTGCGGAGGTGACGAAACAGCTGCAAGTCAGGTTCTTGCCAAACCCTGTGGTGATCAAGAAACGAATAGAGTCCTTAATAGAACGAGAGTTTCTAGAGAGGGACAAAGTGGACAGGAAGTTGTATAGATATCTTGCTTGA
- the LOC124916158 gene encoding non-specific lipid-transfer protein A-like — MKRMKAVTTFMVLLAAVLLQHLPDGEAVTCGQINIPMAPCLPFLKSGTGTPPPKCCNGIKSLKSIVRTKLDRQAVCICVQITTKQSKTIRDSVAASLPKKCGVQIDFPVSRSYDCTSIG, encoded by the exons ATGAAGAGGATGAAGGCCGTTACAACTTTCATGGTGCTATTAGCCGCAGTCCTCCTCCAGCACCTTCCGGATGGAGAGGCTGTCACCTGTGGGCAGATCAATATTCCCATGGCCCCGTGCCTACCCTTCCTAAAATCAGGCACCGGCACCCCACCTCCCAAATGCTGCAACGGGATTAAGTCTCTCAAATCCATCGTTCGAACAAAGCTTGACCGCCAGGCTGTCTGTATCTGCGTCCAAATCACCACTAAGCAGTCCAAGACTATCAGGGACAGTGTTGCAGCCTCCTTGCCTAAGAAATGCGGAGTCCAAATTGACTTTCCCGTCTCTCGCTCTTATGATTGCACCAG CATAGGATGA
- the LOC124916157 gene encoding non-specific lipid-transfer protein 1-like: MKMMMKEVTTFIVLLAVVLLLQQLPDGEAVITCGQVNAALAPCLPFLTSSGAGTPVPKCCNGIRAARSLMRTKLERQTVCNCFKIASQRFKSISDRVAASLPKKCGVSIGIPISRSVDCSRVG; the protein is encoded by the exons atgaagatgatgatgaaggaagTTACTACTTTCATTGTGTTATTAGCCGTAGTCCTTCTCCTCCAGCAGCTTCCGGATGGAGAGGCTGTCATCACCTGTGGGCAGGTCAATGCTGCCTTAGCCCCGTGCCTACCCTTCCTAACATCCTCAGGCGCCGGCACCCCAGTTCCTAAATGTTGCAACGGGATTAGGGCTGCCAGATCCCTCATGCGAACAAAGCTTGAGCGTCAGACTGTCTGTAACTGCTTCAAAATCGCCTCTCAGCGCTTCAAGTCTATCAGCGACAGGGTTGCAGCCTCCTTGCCTAAGAAATGTGGAGTCTCAATTGGCATACCCATCTCTCGCTCTGTTGATTGCAGCAG AGTAGGATGA
- the LOC124915715 gene encoding thyroid adenoma-associated protein homolog → MSSKWRALQHRHRYTYDAVVFPQSYIDSLDQLPMDGPLGKFHLTLKELVSLTSTYAQIDHVKKVTAEFSSLLVNGQEVFVSQAATIYLEILFFENSVSLHKALVLVLAKKPKFSSLVGNCLRLLFEDYGGAKGKGKRFCASRVALSIMSSPKLVYLVDVVEKCAMLVAMDVVCGLKSAVSETNDGSRPSPLVMEQCQEALSCIYYLLQRFPSRFGGITHCDSDMIPQDFSNLDMIMSTVLSILKSSAFSRDSLVAAGVAFCAALQVCLSPEELCQVIIENIFHKKNLCFGSCSENKLKDGTLKVSLKWNLYSEIEDLSPLSRLCLIRGILTAISRTVLNAQFVVLREANSFSAEPDTGIPVWTILYDGVFPELCNYCENPTDSHSNFHALTVMQICLQQIKTSILTDIGKAKEKCGLISEDMGARILSIIWNNLEDSLSQTVKQVHMVFDLFLEIQSSLHWSVGSDKVKLDMRTIASKLLQLGPRCKGRYVPLSLLTKRLGAKDLLDMSPKLLLETIDAYNEDDVCCAATTFLKCFLECLRDECWSVHGIENGYAEYRNHCLPPVLFGLASESSKLRSNLNTYALPVLLELDVDAIFPMLAFISIGLDAEETELTYPGLNCVVLPLREEQQVAVSVSLLKVSRSLGLIEGDIDWYSSCLRSHEGSRKDADDFAVLYMKGVKIKILVKWLIAALTHVDESLRIDAAESLFLNPKTSSLPSCFELTLMKEAVPLNMRCSTTAFQMKWTSLFRKFFCRVKTSLEKQIKQGIWTPVSSFNNSELSPSNKMDETVNKAEDLFSFMKWLSSFLFFSCYPSAPYERKIMAMELLMIMLNVWSVIPSVEENCVPHFSAPDLYPYSRSLTLPGSTLLLVGSVIDSWDRLRESSFRILLHFPTPLPGISSVDMVKEVIMWAKILVCSPRVRESDAGALTLRLIFRKYVIELGWIVRPATNFVYAHSHLELLSENDLNNHCKSPVLQYVKSLIDWLHMAVEEAENDLSEACKKSFVHGILLALRYTFEELEWGSISILCNISDMRIALEKLLELIMQITSLALCVVSADAWYLPGDMDDMGEDDVFLPNALDEMGSSLSAYDCGVQNSKSGLYTGPIEQIVMVGCWLAMKEVSLLLGTIIRKIPLPTLDGSNNQGPVSVDDDDSLVSSDSVLNLKQLETIGNHFLEVLLKMKHNGAIDKTRAGFTALCNRLLCSNDPRLCKLTEDWMDQLMERTVTKGQTVDDLLRRSAGIPAAFIALFLSEPEGTPKKLLPKALRWLLDVATKSLCLTEERTWKKGSNIIFSNISNETNISTPSPDINVNGTNSKVRDEGVVPTVHAFNVLRAAFNDTNLAIDTSGFSAEAIIISIRSFSSSHWEVRNSACLAYTALVRRMIGFLNVRKRESARRALTGLEFFHRYPLLHTFLLDELKVATELLGDEDSRCPDSNLANHLHPSLCPILILLSRLKPSSMTNETGDTLDPFIFMPFIRRCSIQNNYKVRVLASRALVGVVSNEKLHTVLLNIALELPTEASQTLPSFNSIHGALLQLTSLLATNCCNIVDCSKKDQIIGDLFQVLGSKSWIGSPKSCHCPTLNGSFLKVLDHILSIARSYSTSKNIVPVCNALRDLSSECLGRQIKCGQPYYDPTVIELHKQATSSYLSCFFQVSKEREDKFVIPDKCSPSASHLAIIPDTGASFSTFSQTLVSLMSNASYEVRTVTLKWFFLFLKDADHVDFSNWIGTNFQETLMNLLAAEKNRKCVSYILRILFTWNLQISGEFQHFGNMDYDSVLTFWNNLVSLYKSTRHAKTREALICCMGICVMRFSFLFASSTLSTSGKASVLIEPGQCEQVHRLYECVEFYTSLIQQHSSSSEPLNMRMAVAESLAASGLLEHATLFGSSVFNRKIPSEHPSVHFETEEAVNHYTLKLIDLWFTCIKLLEDEDVGLRRRLASNVQKCFRSKHSGEFIQTAMVPSQVEKVIEMCFEHLSSTFSEWVPYYNYLCGLVLKDASYVMEKGDLVRRVFDKEIDNHHEEKLLICQICCCHLEKFPISKILAEFSDQQAARTFLYDWRSKFMHQVLQFSGDCRDKEGQSSDNWIGGAGNHKDAFLPMYGNLLGFHTLSCAILNCYPETGKPMLADVVQLGEMINPFLQNPLILGLYSNIIKRHERTIDESANDHLLETSWDGFDPYFLVR, encoded by the exons ATGTCTTCAAAATGGCGAGCATTGCAGCATCGCCACCGGTATACCTACGACGCCGTTGTATTCCCGCAGTCGTACATAGACTCTTTGGATCAACTTCCTATGGATGGACCTCTTGGGAAATTTCACCTCACTTTGAAAGAGCTCGTCTCTCTCACTTCAACTTATGCTCAAATCGATCATGTCAAAAAGGTAACCGCAGAGTTTAGTAGTTTGTTAGTTAATGGACAAGAAGTATTTGTTTCTCAGGCGGCTACAATTTACttggaaattttattttttgaaaattcggTTTCTCTGCATAAGGCTTTAGTTTTAGTCCTCGCAAAGAAACCAAAATTTTCTAGCTTGGTTGGTAATTGTTTGAGGTTGCTGTTTGAGGATTATGGTGGTGCAAAAGGAAAAGGGAAAAGGTTTTGTGCATCACGAGTTGCTTTGTCAATAATGAGTTCTCCTAAGCTGGTTTATTTGGTTGATGTTGTTGAGAAATGTGCTATGTTAGTGGCTATGGATGTTGTTTGTGGTCTGAAATCTGCTGTTTCTGAAACCAATGATGGGTCACGGCCTTCGCCTCTTGTTATGGAGCAGTGCCAAGAGGCTTTATCTTGTATATATTATTTGCTACAACGTTTCCCTTCAAGGTTCGGTGGTATAACTCACTGTGATAGTGATATGATTCCACAGGATTTTAGTAATCTGGATATGATCATGAGTACGGTCTTAAGCATTTTGAAATCGTCTGCATTTTCCAGGGACTCCCTTGTAGCTGCTGGAGTTGCCTTCTGTGCAGCTCTTCAAGTGTGTCTCAGTCCTGAAGAGTTGTGTCAGgttataatagaaaatatatttcataaaaaaaatttgtgtttCGGTAGTTGTTCTGAGAACAAACTTAAGGATGGGACTTTGAAGGTATCTTTGAAGTGGAATCTATATTCTGAGATAGAGGATCTTTCTCCCTTGAGTAGGCTTTGCTTGATAAGAGGTATTCTGACTGCCATTTCGAGGACAGTTCTTAATGCTCAGTTCGTGGTATTGAGAGAGGCCAATTCTTTTTCAGCTGAACCAGATACGGGCATCCCAGTTTGGACCATTCTCTACGATGGTGTCTTTCCTGAGCTCTGCAACTACTGTGAGAACCCTACTGATAGCCATTCCAATTTCCATGCATTAACTGTGATGCAGATCTGCTTACAACAGATTAAGACCTCAATATTAACAGATATAGGAAAAGCAAAAGAAAAGTGTGGTCTGATCTCAGAGGACATGGGAGCTCGCATATTGAGTATCATATGGAACAACCTCGAAGACTCCCTCAGCCAAACTGTCAAACAAGTTCATATGGTTTTTGATCTTTTCCTGGAAATCCAGTCTAGCCTCCACTGGTCTGTAGGTAGTGATAAGGTAAAACTGGACATGAGGACAATTGCATCGAAATTGCTCCAATTGGGACCACGTTGCAAGGGAAGATACGTCCCTTTATCTTTGCTGACAAAGAGGTTAGGAGCTAAGGATTTACTAGATATGAGCCCTAAGTTGTTGTTGGAAACAATTGATGCGTACAATGAAGATGATGTTTGTTGTGCTGCAACAACATTCTTGAAATGTTTCCTTGAATGCTTGCGTGATGAGTGTTGGAGTGTGCATGGTATTGAAAATGGCTATGCAGAATATAGGAATCATTGTCTGCCGCCAGTATTGTTTGGTCTTGCTTCTGAGAGTTCTAAGCTTCGGTCAAATTTGAACACCTATGCTTTACCAGTTTTGCTTGAGCTGGATGTGGATGCCATATTTCCCATGCTTGCTTTTATTTCAATTGGGTTAGATGCAGAAGAGACTGAATTGACCTATCCTGGGCTGAACTGTGTTGTCTTGCCTCTCAGAGAGGAACAACAAGTGGCTGTTTCAGTTTCATTGCTCAAGGTTTCTCGTTCACTTGGACTGATTGAGGGAGACATTGACTGGTATAGTAGTTGCTTAAGATCTCATGAAGGCAGCAGAAAAGATGCAGATGATTTTGCTGTCCTTTACATGAAAGGGGTAAAGATTAAAATCCTAGTTAAGTGGCTAATAGCGGCTCTCACACATGTTGACGAATCACTCCGTATAGATGCAGCAGAATCTCTATTTTTAAATCCCAAGACATCAAGCCTCCCATCTTGTTTCGAACTCACACTGATGAAAGAGGCTGTGCCATTAAACATGAGATGTAGCACAACTGCTTTTCAAATGAAATGGACAAGCTTGTTTAGAAAGTTCTTCTGCCGGGTTAAGACTTCCTTAGAGAAGCAAATTAAGCAGGGGATTTGGACACCTGTTTCAAGCTTTAATAATAGTGAGTTATCTCCATCTAACAAGATGGACGAAACTGTAAATAAAGCAGAggatcttttttcttttatgaagTGGCTGAGTTCTTTCTTGTTTTTCTCTTGCTACCCTTCTGCTCcatatgaaagaaaaataatggcCATGGAACTCTTAATGATTATGCTTAATGTTTGGTCTGTCATCCCTTCGGTAGAAGAAAATTGTGTTCCCCATTTTTCTGCTCCTGATCTTTATCCTTACAGCCGCAGCCTTACATTGCCTGGTTCAACTTTGCTGTTAGTTGGTTCAGTCATTGACAGTTGGGATCGGTTGAGAGAAAGTTCTTTCCGTATCTTATTACATTTTCCTACACCGCTTCCTGGAATTTCTAGTGTAGACATGGTCAAAGAAGTAATCATGTGGGCTAAGATACTAGTTTGTAGTCCTCGTGTTAGAGAAAGTGATGCTGGAGCTTTAACATTGAGGCTGATATTCAGGAAATATGTCATTGAGCTTGGTTGGATTGTCAGGCCTGCTACTAATTTTGTGTATGCTCATTCACATTTAGAGTTGCTTAGTGAGAATGACCTAAACAATCACTGCAAATCCCCTGTGCTACAGTATGTCAAATCACTAATCGATTGGCTTCATATGGCTGTGGAGGAGGCGGAGAATGATCTTTCTGAAGCATGCAAGAAGAGCTTTGTTCACGGCATATTGCTTGCTCTTCGTTACACTTTTGAGGAACTAGAGTGGGGTTCCATCTCCATCCTATGTAATATAAGTGACATGAGAATTGCCCTGGAGAAGCTCCTGGAGTTAATCATGCAGATAACATCACTGGCCCTTTGCGTAGTTTCTGCAGATGCTTGGTATTTGCCTGGTGATATGGATGACATGGGTGAAGACGACGTTTTCTTGCCCAATGCTCTTGATGAGATGGGTTCATCTTTGTCTGCTTATGATTGTGGGGTTCAAAACTCAAAGTCTGGGCTGTACACTGGACCTATCGAACAGATTGTCATGGTTGGCTGCTGGCTTGCGATGAAAGAG GTGAGTCTTCTCTTAGGAACCATAATAAGAAAAATTCCTTTGCCTACTTTGGATGGGTCAAACAATCAAGGACCAGTATCTGTTGACGATGATGATTCACTTGTGTCTTCTGATTCTGTCCTTAATCTGAAACAACTGGAGACAATTGGGAATCACTTCCTGGAAGTCCTTTTGAAAATGAAGCACAACGGTGCCATTGACAAGACCAGGGCTGGATTTACTGCTCTTTGTAACCGTTTACTCTGTTCAAATGATCCCAG ACTTTGTAAATTGACGGAAGATTGGATGGATCAGCTTATGGAGAGAACTGTAACCAAGGGACAAACAGTTGATGATCTATTGAGGAGAAGTGCTGGTATTCCAGCAGCTTTCATTGCTCTCTTCTTGTCAGAACCAGAAGGTACACCAAAAAAGCTACTTCCTAAGGCACTAAGGTGGCTACTTGATGTAGCAACCAAGTCCCTGTGTTTAACTGAAGAGAGGACCTGGAAGAAAggatcaaacattattttttccaatatatcaaatgaaacaaatatCTCCACTCCGTCACCTGACATAAATGTTAACGGAACAAACTCAAAAGTTCGTGATGAGGGCGTTGTCCCCACAGTTCATGCATTCAATGTCCTGAGAGCCGCCTTTAATGACACCAACCTAGCAATAGATACATCGGGATTTTCGGCGGAGGCAATAATAATCTCTATAcgttctttttcttcttcccaTTGGGAGGTTAGGAACAGTGCCTGTCTTGCATATACTGCTCTTGTTCGTCGCATGATTGGATTCCTTAATGTACGGAAAAGAGAGTCTGCTAGACGTGCATTGACAGGCCTTGAATTTTTTCACAG GTACCCATTGCTGCATACATTTTTACTTGACGAACTGAAAGTTGCGACAGAGCTGCTTGGCGACGAAGACTCCAGATGTCCAGACTCAAACTTGGCCAACCATCTGCACCCCAGTTTGTGCCCAATTTTAATTCTGTTGTCTCGATTAAAACCTTCCTCCATGACAAATGAAACAGGAGATACCCTGGACCCCTTCATATTCATGCCTTTCATAAGGCGGTGCTCCATCCAAAACAACTACAAAGTTCGTGTTCTTGCATCAAGAGCTTTGGTAGGTGTGGTCTCGAATGAGAAACTGCACACTGTTCTACTCAATATTGCACTGGAGTTACCAACTGAAGCGAGCCAGACTCTTCCTTCCTTCAATTCAATTCACGGGGCACTTCTGCAGCTAACCTCTCTTCTGGCTACTAATTGTTGCAATATAGTTGATTGCTCTAAGAAAGATCAGATAATAGGGGATTTGTTCCAAGTCCTTGGCAGCAAGTCTTGGATCGGAAGCCCCAAGTCCTGCCATTGTCCAACCCTCAACGGTTCTTTCCTCAAGGTGCTGGATCACATACTCAGTATTGCAAGGTCATATTCCACTAGTAAAAATATTGTGCCTGTATGTAATGCCCTCAGAGATTTATCTTCAGAATGTTTGGGTCGTCAAATAAAATGTGGACAACCTTATTACGATCCCACTGTGATTGAATTGCACAAGCAAGCTACAAGTTCCTATTTGAGTTGCTTTTTTCAAGTGTCTAAAGAAAGGGAAGACAAATTTGTGATTCCAGACAAATGCTCACCATCTGCATCACACTTGGCAATTATTCCTGATACAGGGGCTTCCTTTTCCACATTTTCACAAACATTAGTATCTTTAATGTCGAATGCATCATATGAAGTTCGAACCGTGACATTGAAGTGGTTTTTTCTCTTCCTTAAAGATGCAGACCATGTTGACTTCTCAAATTGGATTGGTACTAATTTCCAAGAAACTCTTATGAATCTTTTAGCAGCTGAGAAGAACCGGAAATGTGTTAGTTATATTCTAAGGATTCTTTTCACTTGGAATTTACAAATCAGTGGCGAATTCCAACATTTTGGTAACATGGATTACGATTCGGTGCTTACGTTTTGGAATAATCTAGTATCTTTATACAAGTCCACGAGACACGCAAAGACTAGAGAGGCACTGATTTGTTGCATGGGAATATGTGTGATGCGCTTCTCGTTTCTGTTTGCAAGTTCAACACTCTCTACCTCTGGGAAAGCTTCTGTGCTCATTGAACCTGGTCAGTGCGAACAAGTGCATCGGCTATACGAGTGTGTAGAATTTTATACCAGCCTAATCCAACAACATAGTTCTTCATCAGAGCCTCTAAACATGCGGATGGCAGTTGCAGAATCATTGGCTGCTTCTGGTTTGCTTGAACATGCGACATTGTTTGGATCTTCCGTCTTCAACAGAAAAATCCCTTCCGAACATCCAAGTGTCCATTTTGAAACGGAAGAGGCTGTCAATCATTACACACTCAAATTGATAGATTTATGGTTTACTTGTATTAAGCTTTTGGAGGATGAGGATGTGGGTCTCAGAAGGAGGCTAGCTAGTAATGTCCAGAAATGCTTTAGGTCGAAGCATTCTGGTGAATTTATACAGACTGCAATGGTTCCTTCTCAAGTAGAAAAAGTGATTGAGATGTGCTTTGAGCATTTATCTTCAACTTTTAGTGAGTGGGTTCCCTACTATAACTATCTTTGTGGGTTGGTTCTGAAAGATGCAAGCTATGTAATGGAAAAAGGAGATCTTGTTAGACGGGTCTTTGACAAAGAGATAGATaatcatcatgaagagaagctgTTAATCTGTCAGATATGCTGTTGTCACTTGGAGAAGTTTCCTATTTCAAAAATCCTGGCAGAGTTCTCTGATCAACAAGCTGCCAGAACATTCTTATATGACTGGAGATCAAAATTCATGCATCAGGTTTTACAGTTTTCAGGTGATTGTCGTGACAAGGAGGGACAAAGCTCGGATAACTGGATTGGCGGGGCTGGAAATCACAAGGATGCGTTTCTTCCAATGTATGGAAACCTCCTTGGCTTTCATACTCTGTCTTGCGCGATTTTGAACTGTTATCCTGAAACTGGCAAGCCTATGCTAGCTGATGTTGTTCAACTTGGAGAAATGATCAATCCATTTCTCCAGAACCCATTAATTCTTGGTTTGTATTCAAACATCATTAAGAGGCATGAGAGAACAATTGATGAATCTGCTAACGACCATTTGTTGGAAACAAGCTGGGATGGATTTGATCCATATTTTTTGGTCAGATGA